GGTGAGGATGCTCTCGGAGGCCGAGCTTCGAGAATGGCGATTTAAGGACGTAGTGAAGCCTACTGAGATAGTCATGAGCTTGAGACATATCGAATGGCTCCGCTTCCCTCTCCCGGCGCTGCTTGTTCAGATAATTTCAAACTCCGGGGCTCACATTTCGCAATTTCTTCCAAATGCCATTCAATCTATAGTCGGGGCCCAGATGATAGGGAGCCTTAAGAATGTCAATATTCAATCGGACGATATTTACGCGTGCTTCACCAAGTCTACGAACAAGGTGATAGAGGGAAAGCCTTGGAATCGGACAATGTTCACCGATTTTGATAGCTCCCATcgaaattgggataaatacttCTTTGCTGTTGGAGGAGCATGGTACCCTGAGTACGTGCCTCAGGAAATTTTTCCTCTGGCCAGGGTGTTTATAAAAGGTGAGTCATGTTTTTCATTAATTTTAATGTACATTAATCGTATCTGGATGATTGCCGAGTATTTTAACTTCTCTGTACTGCTGCTTCGGTTTTTCGTACCAGATTTTTCTTGGCCTCAGGTCAGCATGAGTTCTGAGCGACAGAGCATGCTGATAGAGAAGGGGCTTCTTCACGAATCTAAGGAGAATGCCATTAGTATCAGGGGTGTACTGAACTCCTACTGCATGCAGATTATGACTCGGCTCTGCTTCGTGGATCGAGTCGACCCTGGAGCTGTGCGGGTTAGATCGCAGAAGGGTGACATGGCCCTAGGTAAGATTACTGCGACATGCGCGAAGCAGTTGGGAGCTTTCCTGAAGAAATCTCCTCCTACTTCTTCAACTCTGTCACTGACGAAAGCTGAGTTCGAAAGGGCGTGCACTGAAACCTTCAACGCGTGTGCCAAGCGTCAAGGGGTCCCAGAGGGTAAAAAGAAGGAGGGTTCTGGCCTGGCTACAGAGTCTTCTCCTGACAAGTCCGGCCTATCACGCAGGTCTTCTTGCATCCAAGGGCGGTCGTCCACGCCTTCTGACGCTCTGCAAATCAAGCCTCTTCAGCAAGTGCCTTTGCCTACAGACGCCTTGggaaaaagaaaggagcgtgaGGAGTCCTCTTCCGAAGATTCGGACGATGGGAAGTGCATTTCGTCGAAGCTTCGGATCCAGAAAGGCTCTGTCCCCACTCCTCAAGGATCTGCTCTAGCAATCCCCAAACTTTCCCCCGGTAAATTGCCAACAGGTCAGGCCCTCTCGTTGTGCAAAAAGCCACAGGGATTTACCCCTGCTGGGCATTTACCTGGGGCGCCTTCTGTTACTTCTGCAACTGGATCTTTCTTGGTAGCGGGCTCAGAAGGGGTGGCTCATGTGGAGGgcgcttcctcttctccttccaaATTACCAGGAGAGGCGACTGGAGACGGAGTGCAAGATGGCTTACCGATGGAGGTGAAGTCGCCTGCTGTCTGCGCGAAGCTGTCAGAGGCATTGACCTCTGCTTCTGATTTAGCTGTAGGGTCTGCCGTTGGCCATAAACGTGGCTCAGAGGGCAGGCGCCCTTCCTCTGCCTCTCGTAAAAACAAGCTTCTAGAGGATGCTTTCGGGGAGGGTTTTGAATCTGCGGATATCATTTCTCTGCCAGTTGAGGCAAGTAAGGTCGTTGAGCCCGAAACTATCCCTATGGGCCAGGAATCAGGGGCTGTCAAAGTAACAAGTGTTGACAGTCTCTGTGTTGATGTTTCTTCATTGCTGCCTACCGCTTCTGAGTTTCATCCAGGAGATGTCACTGCTGTGTCCCCGAAGGGTACTAACACTTTTGAATCTCCTAGCGCTTTCTTGGAACAGCTCACGTCTTCTTCCGTGCAGACGCCAGTGTACCTCCCTAGTGATTTGAGTGAGGATGATAGCTTGTTTGTACGTCCTTTGAAGACACATTCTTCTGGCGCGGGGACAATTGCGTTAGCGTCTGATAGCATTACGGTATCGACGTTAGCAGAAGGTGAGAAGCCAGTTGCCCCCGTTGCTTCTGCAGCTGCATCTGCAGGGGGAGAAGCAAGTGACAGAACAGGAGTAATGTCGGAATATGGCCCCTCTGCATCTAACGAAGTCATGGAAGAAATGCTACGCATAAGCAGGCCCCATCTACCTACAGAAGCAATTGGATCTTTAAGTGGACAAGGCGATTTGTTGTAGCAAGTATCAGACCATATCTGGATGGttagttaattaaaaaattaggCTCTTTTCGCATTTTGTTATATGTGTGTAATGTTATTTGTAATGGGCATAATCGATTTGTCACAGAGCTATGTATGTGCTTCGGCTGCAAGGCGAGAGTATGCGGCGGCTATGCAGAATGGAGCCAAATTGGTAGAGCAGATGGCGAAATTAGAAGAGGAGCGGTCAGGGAGAAAGATTGCTGAGGCGAATCGAGATGTACTGGTGGAGGCCATCAAGAGGCTAGAGACAGAGTTGGCAGAGGCGAAAAAGAGGGTGGccgccacggaggagaagctggTAAGCACTGTCGGGCTTGAAGTAGAGCGAGACAAACTGAAAGCTGACTTGGTGGATATGACCAATAAGTGGATGGAAAAAAGCCAATTCTGCGTTCAGCATGAAGCCCGCATGGAGAAGCTTAGCAGTATGATGAGCGACCTTGAAGAAGATATTGTGTCGTTGCAGTTTGAGAAGGAGACcttagagaaagagaaaaaagagCTGGAGCAAAGGGCGAACAGTCTTGAGGCCAGCGCAGCAGAGGCCAAGAAGCAGAAGTTAGAAACTGAACTTCTGTTTGGGAAGAAGTTGAAGGAAGCAGAAGAGGTGCGTGACTCATCTTTTGTTATTGATGCATTAGAAAATTAATGGGCCCATGAAACACGTGTGTTGATTCCGTGATGTTTTTTGTTGTTGCAGAGGGCAGCAGAGGCAGCTGTTGAAGCCACTAGGCAGCGTATTCGAGATCGAGAGATCACCGAACGCAAGCTTGCGAGAGTGGCAGAGGTGGACACTGCCAAGTATCTGGATTTGGCATTACGGAATAAGAAGCAGACCCCAGAGGAGAAATGGGCGAAACTGGAGATGTATTGTAAGAACGTTGATGTAAAGATAGGAGAGTATGACGTCGACAAGTATTTGAATGAGCTTGGGGATTTGCAGATTTCTTATCCGCCGTGTCATCTGGAGAAATTGAAGCTGAGGGGCGATACGCTGGGATCGATGTATAATGCCAACGGGGAAGCTGCTGAAGATAGTGTTGCCAACGTGGGTTCTGATAAAAAAGCATCAGGTTCTGCCTCTGCGGCTGAGGGCAAGTCAGAGGGTGAAAGAGGTGCCGTAGAATAAACGACTCacttttgttttgttaacttttgtCATTAACTTCTGTAAATAAATTCTTTGGGCTCTCCAGGCCGTTAGTTTGTAATTGATTGTAATAGAACACATTGTTAATACAAGTAGAACTTTGTTTCCTGTTAGTGGCCTTGGTGTATGTACTGTATGGGTTTGTTGTCGTTTAGGGCTTAATTGAATGCGTGTTGACAGGCGTATGTCATATGACGTACTTGGATCAGGAGCTTCATAGATCCTTTAGGCCTTTGCGTGCGAAGTACAGCGAAAGATtatacagatggtgggagaggatgcccagttaagtgttgtATGATTGATCCATCTTTGTGTTTTGGTGATGGGTTGGGGCTGACAACATTGTCGTTGCAGGTGAGCACCGTGAGTGGACGAGGGTTCCCTTTTTAAGGAGAATCTTTGACAACCCACAGTGGCTTTACTCAACGTGGGCTCTGGAAGAGCTTATCAGAAGTGGCATCCCGTACTATATATCTTGTGAACGCTACGGGTTAGGCTATCCGATgctagagagtgcgatggcaGAGTACATACATCATATCGAATGGGATTAATTATGGACAAGAGAATAGAGCAATTATGAAGTCAGGGGTGGATATTGCCATTAATGTAATATAACTTATAAATAACAACTTCTGAtttcttgctatttttttttttagtgtatATCGACTTTTGATTCCATGCTTTGCATTTGTCAATTGAAGTTATTGTACAAATATTGAGAGAGGAATTGAGTAAATGTGTGTGTGTGCCCGCACTTAGCATCTGCTAATTTAAGTTGCTATGATAGCTGTGTCTTACTCCCGCGATGTGAGCAATATTGCTGGGTGGTGCACCTCCTTACGCAtgtgtagtagttgtagtggtctTGTTCGGGTCTGGTCATGCCCCTGGGGATGGAAACTTTCCCATTAGATCAAAGGGGTTGACATGATCCGGACCGAGTGCGGAGGTCATAGCGTAGAGCAGGGCACCGAAGCAGATGCAAAAAGGTCAAGATTGTGGGGCGGGTATCTTTCCAGTGCACTCATACTGTGTAGTGTGGTGGGGGGAGCTTGGGCTTCCGTGCATCCTGTCAGAGGCACTCATTGTGCAGGATATGGGTGCGACtgcgggaaaagttcctcccgaccttggattgccaaaccagttGGTGTACATTGAAGAGGAATCTAAAGCATGACAGCAGGTGGTTCTGCTGTgatagtcagggcagattagacGGCTGGAGGCGCCCCTCTTAT
This genomic interval from Humulus lupulus chromosome 8, drHumLupu1.1, whole genome shotgun sequence contains the following:
- the LOC133796187 gene encoding uncharacterized protein LOC133796187, with the protein product MGIIDLSQSYVCASAARREYAAAMQNGAKLVEQMAKLEEERSGRKIAEANRDVLVEAIKRLETELAEAKKRVAATEEKLVSTVGLEVERDKLKADLVDMTNKWMEKSQFCVQHEARMEKLSSMMSDLEEDIVSLQFEKETLEKEKKELEQRANSLEASAAEAKKQKLETELLFGKKLKEAEERAAEAAVEATRQRIRDREITERKLARVAEVDTAKYLDLALRNKKQTPEEKWAKLEMYCKNVDVKIGEYDVDKYLNELGDLQISYPPCHLEKLKLRGDTLGSMYNANGEAAEDSVANVGSDKKASGSASAAEGKSEGERGAVE